tGGTTCAGTTAAATATATTCggtcaattatattaaattatctaacgatttataatattatatttatatgaagATGTTATCATGTAAAAATATCATCATAAAagtatttatctatattttatgATACATAAATTATAACATCTGATTTGTATTGaagtaacttttttattttactaaaataaattcGAGAGTCTGATCaacatatttataaaaaaattaaatactaaaatgaCAAATTTGAGGGGTCTATTTTGtatgtttaaaaatatttaaaattaaaattaacaaatctGATATTTAAATTTACATATTCTACATCATAGTAAAACACATCAAGTTTCAATAATGCTAGAAAATACTATTGGAAGgcgaatatcaaaattaaaaagtgaaaatataagtatagtataaaaataattaaaaaaatattttatattataaaagtagTATAAATATCAAATATTCAATATCGCAAAACTAATGATATAAGTAAAAGTGTTTTTATAACTAAGTCCAATTAAATTAGTATAAatccaataaaaaacaaaacccCGTGCATGTGTTGTGGCATCTCTTTgtctatttttaatacaaaaattttggttgaagaacacaaaaaattattgacatagcataaaaaattatatatatagatataaatttttatacataACACAAATTTATCGATATAGCATAACAAATTTTATAcatagtataaaattttttatctataatataaaaatttttgctACGAATATATTTTGTTGGTTAAGTTGTGGTCCTTTAAAAATTTACGTGTTctacataaaaaaatttgatactATGCACTAAAATTTCTATATAATGCACCTaaatttttgtgttatatatattttattagttgaaTATTAACGTTCTaaatatatgattatttaaaaatttttgtgctttaattttttgaacatatataagaaggagaagaagatgaagacttcgatgacaaaaataataaatgaagatgaaaagacaaaagaaaaaaaaaagatcgaACTAGAGAAGAAGTTAAAGTtgaccaaaaagaagaaaaatacatCATCATTAAAAAAGTGCATATAACAAACGGACTTGGTTTGGAAATCTTGTGGCCACCTATATTTATTGATATCATAACTACTAAACCCTGCTAACAAGTTTTATAGCTCATATTTTTCACGTGTCCAATCTCAGCTTCCTTCATGCACCAGGCATTCAATTTTGAGATTAGTATACTCATTGTTCCATTGTTAAACACATAGAGATGTGCCTCATTGCCAGTAGCTAGCTTTGGATAAACTCTACTACTGATACAAACTCTTCCTCCTTCCCCAAAACTCTCAATAATAGAGTGGTCAATCTGCACAATAACAACAAGTATTATATCAGATTAACAAGATGAAACAAGGACGAAGTTAATCACAAGGAACCCACATACCAAGCTTCTAAGTGAAATTGTTCTGACATTAGAATCTACATCAAAGAAAGTTCCATATGTTGTTTTATCAAGGCCATTCTGCAGTGAGGACCTGTGAAGTTGTAAACCACAAAACTCCTTAATGAATTTCAATcctaaaatatattatatgaACCAAAAATATTCTCAAAGAAGCAACCTAACCTGCTTTGATCACTGCACATTAGGCCTACAAATTTATTGGATGTTTTGTATACTCTAAAAGAAATTGCAGTATGCTCTCTTAGGTCTTTTGAAGCTAAAGCTAATAAACCAAATGGCCCTATTATGCCACTCCTTGGAGCATTACTACAGAGTAGTTGAGGATCAACATCACTGAGATCAAAGGATTCAGCATTTTCTAGTTCAGGAATCTCAAACAATACCTCTATATCAGCCTGGTTAACACACAACTTTGGTAGTCACTTGAATATCTCTTGAGGAAAATCTGAGAAGAAAACacactttcattttaaatttttcactTACCTGTGATGCAGTGATACCTGATACTTCAAGTATTGATCCACCTCTGAGTTTCTCTCCATTAATACTGATGTTCTTGCTTCGCAGTTTTTCGACTTCTTCGATTGGCCACTGTACTAATCGGTTCCCACTTTTGTTATCAAGCCAAACTTGTCTTGGAATTGACTGCATACATGATACATCAAACTATGATCCTCCATATCTTAATGACTTTAAAACAATGTTCAATGATGCTGTTTCATTAGGAGCAAGAGCAAAATGCATATCATGGAAAAGGATACCTGTACACCAGCCCAGCCTTTCTCAATATCATCTTTTTCGCTGTCGGATTCATTTACCCAACCCCACAATATTCTCCTGTTTTTAGCATAGTCAAAGAATGATTTGGAAGCATAGAATTTACCATAGTCATACCTCAAGTCCAAACTAGTTCCTGTAAATTTAGCATCAGCAATAAACCTCTCTTCATCAGAGAGATATTTTCCTACAAAATAGTAGTCATGTGCCATTCTGAGGTAGCCTACCTTGGCGACATGCCTAACACTCGAACTTTCGACAGATGAATCAACCCCATTAGTCCCATTGATGGACACTGGATAAAAATCCGGGCATTCACATACTCCAGTATTATCTGTTGCATAAAAAGGATTAGCATCTTCTAATTTCCAATTAACAAAATCCTCACTTTGGTACAAAATTGCCCTCCCCTGATCACCCTTTTGAGCACCAATGATTATTCTCCATTTACCATCCTTTCCATGCCAAGCAGTTGATGGATCTCTAAAATTGTCCACTTCAGCAACCTCACTAGGAATTATCACAGGGTTCTGAGTGTGTTTCACCCACTCCCTTAAAAAAGGGTCTGATAAGTTCTTTGGCATAGCCAAATTCTGAACTTGGTGCCTGTTATGATCAATACCAGTATACATGATAACAGGTTTTCCATCTAAGAGGATTGTGGCTGAACCAGACCAACAACTAATGATATCATATGCCTCACTTGGTTCAATAGCATTGTTTAGGTGAATCCAATTGATGAGATCATAGGACACTGAATGGCCCCATACTATTCCATCACCAAAAGTTGCTGCAGTAGGGTTATGTTGGTAGAAAAGGTGGTAAACTCCTTTGTAATACATTGGTCCTGTCACAGATAGATCAAAATAAGTCACCTGATCATACTTTTTGGATCTCATTGAAACAAGTAGTTcttattaaactactcttctacCTTAACCCATGataacaataaagaagtctcgtgacccacaaattcagcctaacaatgttctatttatatttagttttaccctcatagtttacaatatacttcaattcaattcaatcaatcaacaatcaataaaagttcgcattcttttcttttcttattctttcacaattttatcagtTCTAAAGCTGTAGTTCACATTCCACTGAAACAATAGTTGTATAGCTTTATTTCATATTATGGGTCATTAGCAAAATCTCAAATTGAAGGACAATCTTGACAAAAGGCAAAATATCCTTATCCTAAAACAAAATTTGCCAAATTTTTTCTCCATCCATACTTTAGAGATAACAGAACAAGGACAAACAcaattttattatcttatctttgtaTCATATTTCTATATTTTCTACACTAAACATACTAACTAAAACATAG
This region of Arachis hypogaea cultivar Tifrunner chromosome 8, arahy.Tifrunner.gnm2.J5K5, whole genome shotgun sequence genomic DNA includes:
- the LOC112706366 gene encoding beta-fructofuranosidase, insoluble isoenzyme CWINV6 isoform X2, with product MEISATLVLVLLALFTFLQNVANGFDSWPQTNTINPFKYRVPENPPYRTSYHFQPPQNWMNDPNGPMYYKGVYHLFYQHNPTAATFGDGIVWGHSVSYDLINWIHLNNAIEPSEAYDIISCWSGSATILLDGKPVIMYTGIDHNRHQVQNLAMPKNLSDPFLREWVKHTQNPVIIPSEVAEVDNFRDPSTAWHGKDGKWRIIIGAQKGDQGRAILYQSEDFVNWKLEDANPFYATDNTGVCECPDFYPVSINGTNGVDSSVESSSVRHVAKVGYLRMAHDYYFVGKYLSDEERFIADAKFTGTSLDLRYDYGKFYASKSFFDYAKNRRILWGWVNESDSEKDDIEKGWAGVQSIPRQVWLDNKSGNRLVQWPIEEVEKLRSKNISINGEKLRGGSILEVSGITASQADIEVLFEIPELENAESFDLSDVDPQLLCSNAPRSGIIGPFGLLALASKDLREHTAISFRVYKTSNKFVGLMCSDQSRSSLQNGLDKTTYGTFFDVDSNVRTISLRSLIDHSIIESFGEGGRVCISSRVYPKLATGNEAHLYVFNNGTMSILISKLNAWCMKEAEIGHVKNMSYKTC
- the LOC112706366 gene encoding beta-fructofuranosidase, insoluble isoenzyme CWINV3 isoform X1, whose translation is MYYKGVYHLFYQHNPTAATFGDGIVWGHSVSYDLINWIHLNNAIEPSEAYDIISCWSGSATILLDGKPVIMYTGIDHNRHQVQNLAMPKNLSDPFLREWVKHTQNPVIIPSEVAEVDNFRDPSTAWHGKDGKWRIIIGAQKGDQGRAILYQSEDFVNWKLEDANPFYATDNTGVCECPDFYPVSINGTNGVDSSVESSSVRHVAKVGYLRMAHDYYFVGKYLSDEERFIADAKFTGTSLDLRYDYGKFYASKSFFDYAKNRRILWGWVNESDSEKDDIEKGWAGVQSIPRQVWLDNKSGNRLVQWPIEEVEKLRSKNISINGEKLRGGSILEVSGITASQADIEVLFEIPELENAESFDLSDVDPQLLCSNAPRSGIIGPFGLLALASKDLREHTAISFRVYKTSNKFVGLMCSDQSRSSLQNGLDKTTYGTFFDVDSNVRTISLRSLIDHSIIESFGEGGRVCISSRVYPKLATGNEAHLYVFNNGTMSILISKLNAWCMKEAEIGHVKNMSYKTC